A genomic stretch from Setaria viridis chromosome 1, Setaria_viridis_v4.0, whole genome shotgun sequence includes:
- the LOC117848928 gene encoding uncharacterized protein isoform X2 — MWENRQRCDSEDGPYWRAGPNNEYIRCYCTSMRNKVKPSWSNVPIEDAPSDSSDDIADVYDTVTRYGTQPERAPLNDYMGQQLARLSNEVGMVMERAVGSGDGLLRQFAERVRKSCKRMSMRMNCMSSSDVHYGGNGQGTSSGSRRTPLATPPRAVTPSTAAGPSWRSRGKAPASPQASEDSEGEQSEDDDPTYGEELEISVMIDAPPVTQTQGESSQEPTPRTRMPCQRRRSRDHTDVGCANVLPTHPRRSVAQEILLALRLSGGHDNECCMSQV; from the exons ATGTGGGAGAATAGGCAAAGATGTGATTCTGAAGATGGACCGTACTGGCGAGcaggaccaaacaatgagtacatacgatgCTACTGTACTTCGATGAGAAAtaaagtgaaaccatcttggagtaatgtgcccattgaggatgcaccgtctgacTCGTCCGACGACATAGCTGACGTgtacgacacggtgacacgctatgggacacagcctgagcgtgcacctctgaacgactacatg GGacaacagcttgcaaggctctcaaacgaGGTGGGCATGGTCATGGAGCGTGCCGTCGGATCCGGTGATGGTCTACTTCGTCAGTTCgcagag AGGGTTCGGAAAAGCTGCAAGCGAATGTccatgaggatgaactgcatgtcgtCCTCAGATGTGCACTacgggggcaatggccagggtacttcttcaggatcacgtcggactCCATTGGCGACTCCCCCCAGGGCTGTAACACCGTCCACTGCTGCAGGTCCTAGCTGGAGATCACGAGGCAAGGcacccgcatcccctcaggcaagcgaggactctgaaggtgagcagtccgaggatgacgaccctacatatggtgaggaactggagatttcCGTCATgatcgatgctccacctgtgactcagacgcagggagagtccagccag gaacctACACCTCGTACCCGGATGCCATGCCAGCGGCGTCGTTCAcgggaccacaccgacgttggctgcgccaatgtgctgcccacgcatccaaggaggagcgttgcccaagagatccttttagccctccggttGAGCGGCGGCCACGACAATGAATGttgcatgtctcaagtgtga
- the LOC117848928 gene encoding uncharacterized protein isoform X1 has protein sequence MWENRQRCDSEDGPYWRAGPNNEYIRCYCTSMRNKVKPSWSNVPIEDAPSDSSDDIADVYDTVTRYGTQPERAPLNDYMGQQLARLSNEVGMVMERAVGSGDGLLRQFAELQRVRKSCKRMSMRMNCMSSSDVHYGGNGQGTSSGSRRTPLATPPRAVTPSTAAGPSWRSRGKAPASPQASEDSEGEQSEDDDPTYGEELEISVMIDAPPVTQTQGESSQEPTPRTRMPCQRRRSRDHTDVGCANVLPTHPRRSVAQEILLALRLSGGHDNECCMSQV, from the exons ATGTGGGAGAATAGGCAAAGATGTGATTCTGAAGATGGACCGTACTGGCGAGcaggaccaaacaatgagtacatacgatgCTACTGTACTTCGATGAGAAAtaaagtgaaaccatcttggagtaatgtgcccattgaggatgcaccgtctgacTCGTCCGACGACATAGCTGACGTgtacgacacggtgacacgctatgggacacagcctgagcgtgcacctctgaacgactacatg GGacaacagcttgcaaggctctcaaacgaGGTGGGCATGGTCATGGAGCGTGCCGTCGGATCCGGTGATGGTCTACTTCGTCAGTTCgcagag TTGCAGAGGGTTCGGAAAAGCTGCAAGCGAATGTccatgaggatgaactgcatgtcgtCCTCAGATGTGCACTacgggggcaatggccagggtacttcttcaggatcacgtcggactCCATTGGCGACTCCCCCCAGGGCTGTAACACCGTCCACTGCTGCAGGTCCTAGCTGGAGATCACGAGGCAAGGcacccgcatcccctcaggcaagcgaggactctgaaggtgagcagtccgaggatgacgaccctacatatggtgaggaactggagatttcCGTCATgatcgatgctccacctgtgactcagacgcagggagagtccagccag gaacctACACCTCGTACCCGGATGCCATGCCAGCGGCGTCGTTCAcgggaccacaccgacgttggctgcgccaatgtgctgcccacgcatccaaggaggagcgttgcccaagagatccttttagccctccggttGAGCGGCGGCCACGACAATGAATGttgcatgtctcaagtgtga
- the LOC117848928 gene encoding uncharacterized protein isoform X3 produces the protein MWENRQRCDSEDGPYWRAGPNNEYIRCYCTSMRNKVKPSWSNVPIEDAPSDSSDDIADVYDTVTRYGTQPERAPLNDYMGQQLARLSNEVGMVMERAVGSGDGLLRQFAELQRVRKSCKRMSMRMNCMSSSDVHYGGNGQGPSWRSRGKAPASPQASEDSEGEQSEDDDPTYGEELEISVMIDAPPVTQTQGESSQEPTPRTRMPCQRRRSRDHTDVGCANVLPTHPRRSVAQEILLALRLSGGHDNECCMSQV, from the exons ATGTGGGAGAATAGGCAAAGATGTGATTCTGAAGATGGACCGTACTGGCGAGcaggaccaaacaatgagtacatacgatgCTACTGTACTTCGATGAGAAAtaaagtgaaaccatcttggagtaatgtgcccattgaggatgcaccgtctgacTCGTCCGACGACATAGCTGACGTgtacgacacggtgacacgctatgggacacagcctgagcgtgcacctctgaacgactacatg GGacaacagcttgcaaggctctcaaacgaGGTGGGCATGGTCATGGAGCGTGCCGTCGGATCCGGTGATGGTCTACTTCGTCAGTTCgcagag TTGCAGAGGGTTCGGAAAAGCTGCAAGCGAATGTccatgaggatgaactgcatgtcgtCCTCAGATGTGCACTacgggggcaatggccagg GTCCTAGCTGGAGATCACGAGGCAAGGcacccgcatcccctcaggcaagcgaggactctgaaggtgagcagtccgaggatgacgaccctacatatggtgaggaactggagatttcCGTCATgatcgatgctccacctgtgactcagacgcagggagagtccagccag gaacctACACCTCGTACCCGGATGCCATGCCAGCGGCGTCGTTCAcgggaccacaccgacgttggctgcgccaatgtgctgcccacgcatccaaggaggagcgttgcccaagagatccttttagccctccggttGAGCGGCGGCCACGACAATGAATGttgcatgtctcaagtgtga
- the LOC117848928 gene encoding uncharacterized protein isoform X4, which yields MWENRQRCDSEDGPYWRAGPNNEYIRCYCTSMRNKVKPSWSNVPIEDAPSDSSDDIADVYDTVTRYGTQPERAPLNDYMGQQLARLSNEVGMVMERAVGSGDGLLRQFAERVRKSCKRMSMRMNCMSSSDVHYGGNGQGPSWRSRGKAPASPQASEDSEGEQSEDDDPTYGEELEISVMIDAPPVTQTQGESSQEPTPRTRMPCQRRRSRDHTDVGCANVLPTHPRRSVAQEILLALRLSGGHDNECCMSQV from the exons ATGTGGGAGAATAGGCAAAGATGTGATTCTGAAGATGGACCGTACTGGCGAGcaggaccaaacaatgagtacatacgatgCTACTGTACTTCGATGAGAAAtaaagtgaaaccatcttggagtaatgtgcccattgaggatgcaccgtctgacTCGTCCGACGACATAGCTGACGTgtacgacacggtgacacgctatgggacacagcctgagcgtgcacctctgaacgactacatg GGacaacagcttgcaaggctctcaaacgaGGTGGGCATGGTCATGGAGCGTGCCGTCGGATCCGGTGATGGTCTACTTCGTCAGTTCgcagag AGGGTTCGGAAAAGCTGCAAGCGAATGTccatgaggatgaactgcatgtcgtCCTCAGATGTGCACTacgggggcaatggccagg GTCCTAGCTGGAGATCACGAGGCAAGGcacccgcatcccctcaggcaagcgaggactctgaaggtgagcagtccgaggatgacgaccctacatatggtgaggaactggagatttcCGTCATgatcgatgctccacctgtgactcagacgcagggagagtccagccag gaacctACACCTCGTACCCGGATGCCATGCCAGCGGCGTCGTTCAcgggaccacaccgacgttggctgcgccaatgtgctgcccacgcatccaaggaggagcgttgcccaagagatccttttagccctccggttGAGCGGCGGCCACGACAATGAATGttgcatgtctcaagtgtga